The genomic segment ggaaggggaggcctaAAGCctaaaaggttaagtaacttgtgtTAAACTTTATGCTATTTGCTGCTCTGATAACCAAAAAATGAGGTATGCCTTTACATTTTTCGTATGTTTAGGAGCCATTTGTGTTTATTAAGTATCAATTGGTGGAGCTACTTCCAGCTGCACTCATTACCTTACTGAAATGCATTATACAGCCTGGTGTGATTGGCTCAATTATTTGTCCTCCAAGAATCTCGCctaggataaaaagaaaataccattgtgtccttatttaaacattttaaacagatactaaaattttttatgatttcccccttttctttttagaTCAGGACCAAATGAGAATAACGCCCCGCCTGCCGGGAACAACGCACCTGCTGGGGATGACGCAGCGCCTGCTGGGGATGACGCAGCTGCTGAAGTGATTCTCATGGATGACTCTGCTTCTGAAGAAATGGCTGATGATGCTCCTGGAGCCAGAGGAGAGATACCCACCCACAATTCTGAACCTGCTGGAGAGTTGCATTCTAGACCTAGTGTATCACAGGAATGTATGCAGGGTGTTCCAATTCGGCCATCAGTTATTCAAAAATTGGAGAAGGGGCGGCAGAAGCCCTTGGAGTTTGTTTATAAAATTGGGAGTGGCCTGAAAGAATTTAATCCAGTAGGTGTTGGTCAAGCTACAAATACTGGGAAAAACCCATTAGGTCCCTCAGTGATTTCCACTGCTCCTGCTCGTCCTTTGCCTGAGAGTGCTAATGCTCGACCAGTTATAACTAGTACTGCTAGGTTACCAGTAGCAGCCAATTTGGATTCGGTTAACAAATGTGACCCAAACAAAGCTGACAGATCCCTTGAACAGGGAGACAGGGGCTCTAGAAATCCTAGGCCCTCAACCAGTCTAGAAAATTCTTCACGTTTAAATCCGAAACCTAAAGAGTCAAATAGAAAATCTGTATGTATAAATCCAGATAAATCGGTTATACAGGAAGATGTAAAATCTCGGGGTAAAACTCTATCACCTGGCTTTCAATCACGTGCATCTATGGGTACTGAGGGTTCCTTAAATGTTGAGTCAGTTTCCAAATTAGCAGTTAACCCCACAGTCGATCAGAATAAAACTGATATGCCTTCTAATAAAGGAACCTTTGAAGGTGCCATTCCAAAGCACCATGAGAAATCTTTTCCTAATATGGATCGTACCCAAGACAAAAAGCAGGTGGTTTTTAACAAGCCAGCCTCTTTGGAACAGAAATGCTCAGTGATTACTAAAATGGACTTTGCTTGTGGCTCTCAGTCGGTGTCTGATCAACCTGAAGTGGCTGTACAAGATCTTTGCAGCGAGGGGCAAATTGACCAAGAAGATaagacctatgaatcaagagctTCTGAGATGAGTTTTGATTGCAGTTCCTCTTTTTATTCAGTGACTGACCAACCGAAAGTGACTGCCCAAGAAACAAACCTTTCCGAGGAAGTGCATGATGATTTGCAGCAGAACAGCAATGAATCTTGTGTTTCTGAAATAAGTTCTGTTCATGATGGCCCTCTGCAGTTGGCTACCAACCGAATTCAAGTAATTGTTAAAGGCACTAGTGTTCAGAAGGCAGTGCATGTTCGCCTGGTTGATGAAAGCTATGATTCCAGTGATTCTGAGATGAATTTTGATGGTGACACCTCAGTTCAGCCAACTGATGACGACGCCCAACAGCCTGCAGAAGAAGTAGACCTTCCTCAGGAGGCACCCATGGACTTAGATAACAACTATGGATCGGGTAGCTCTGAAATAAGTGCTGGTTCTGTTGTACCACTTCAGTCAGTGATTGAGGAACTCCCAGTGGCTGTCACTGAAGCAGAACCTCAGGAGAAGGTGTACACTGGCTTGGTTGATATGAACTATGGATCGAGTTGTTCTGAAACAAGTGTTGGCTGTGATGTTTCTCTTCAGTCAGTAATTGTCCATCCCCAAATGACTGTCAAAGAAGGAAACCTAAGGGAGGAGCCTGTCTACGTGAACGATAACAACAAATCCAGTAGTGCTCAAGCACATCTTGACTGTGATACCTCTCTCGAGGCAGTGACTGATGAACCTCAGAGGGCTGCTGAAGAAATAAATCTTCCGAAAGAGAACAATGACGTTATGGATATGAACTGTGAATATTACAGTCCTGAAATGAATTTCCACACTGATGCTCAATTAGTGGCTGCCCAACCTCAAGTAGCAGTTCAGGAAGTAAACCCTCAAGAAGCAGCTATTGACCTGCAGAATAAGAGTGCTAACTCTAGTGTTTCTGACCTAAGTGTTAATTCTCATGCTTCTCTTCAACAGTCAGCTAATGAACAACCTCCTGGAGCTCTGGGCGACATAAATATGAAAGAGTCAAATGTTGATATGGAAGTTAAGAGCTATGGATGCTCTAGCTCTGAATTCACTTTTGATTCTGACCCTCCTCTTCTGTCAGTTACTGAGCATTCTGAGCTGAATGtagaagaaataaggaaaaaggaCATTAACATGGAAGATGAGAGCTGTGGGTCAAATAGTTCTGAAATGACTTTTAATTCTGATATTCATCTTTGCCCAGTAGTTGACCAACCTCAAGTAGCTGAGGAGGAACCTGTTGATCAGGTAAATAAGAATGATGAATTTTGTGGTTCTGAAATGGCTTTTGATTCCAATGTACCTCTTCCTTCAGAGACTGATCAATCTGAAGTAGGTGTTAAAGAAGTAATTATTCAGAAAGAAGACTATAAACACTTAGGAAGGAAGAATGATGAACCCAGTGGTTCTAAAATAAGTTTGGATTTTTATGTCCCTCCTCTTTCAGTGACAAATTCTCCTGGAGTTCTTGCTAAAAGACTGAAACTTCAAGAAGAAGAACCGATGCACATTGAGCCTAGTGTTTCTGGATTAAGTTTGAATGATCACTCAACAATTGGACATTCTGAAAATCCCAGTGAAGACGTAAACCTCCAGAAAGATGAGTACGTACAGCTGGGAAATAAGGGTAATGGACCTGATGTTCCTGAAAACAGTTTGAGATCTTCTATTTCTCATTCAGTGACCCATCATCTTGACGGAGctgtgaaagaaataaacaatccgaaagaagaacaaataaaagacaaGGGTAATGACTTAAATGTTTCTGAAACAAGATTGGATTTCGGTTTCCCCCCTCAGTCAGTTATTCAAAGAACTGATGTAGTTCTTAAAGAAATGTTGCTTCAAAAAGAAAAGCATGCTGCATTTAGCGgttctgaaataaatttagatTCTGATGTCTCTCATTCTTCAGTGACTGAACCTCAAATagctgttaaagaaaaaaatgatcagaaagatgaatatgtttttaaaaacaagagtGATAAATACAGTGGCTCTGAAATAAATGTCCTTCCTCATTTGATGACTGAAAAACCTCAGCTAGCTGTTTTGAGGGAGGACCATGTTGACCCAGAAGTTGAAAGTACTAAATCTAGAGGTTTTGATATAAATTTGGATATTGGTCCCCCTCGTCCATCAGTCATTGAGAAATCTCAGTTAGCCCCTTTGAAGAAAAGACATGTTGTTCTGGAGAACACAAGCAGCAAATCTAGCGATTGTAAAGTAAAATTGGGGTCTAATGACCCTCCTCAGCCATTGGCTGCACAATTTCAGGACGTGATTCAAAAAACAAACCTGTGGGAGGTAAAGGATATTGACCTAGGAAACAAAGTCGATAAACCTAGTGAGTCTAAATTAATACAGGATTCTGATGTTTCTCCTCAGTCTGTGCCTGATCAACCTGAAGCAgctattaaacaaacaaaccttgAGAATGAAGGTCATGTATACTTGGAAGATAATAACAGCCAATATAGTGGTTCTGACATGAGCTTGGATTCTGATTACTTGGCTCAGTCAAGAGTTGATCAGTCTCAAATAACTATTTTGGAGAAAGAGCATATTGAGCTAGAAGATAAACACCATAAATCCTGTGGTTCTGAAATAAGTTTTGACTCTGATGACCCTCTTCAGTCAGTGGCTGAGCAGGTTAGAGAAACTGTTAAAGAAATAAGCCTTTGGAAGGATGAAGATGTGGAAGAGACAACAGATAAATCTGATGGTTTTGCAATTATGTATGATTCTAATGTTCGTTTTCAGTCAGTGGCGGGCCAAACTGAGGAAATTATTAAGGAGATTAACCGCTGGAAGAAGCCTGTAGACATGGAAGGTAAGATTGTCAAACCCAGTGATTCTACACTAAATTTTGACTCTAATGAACATGTTCATTCTGTGGCTAATGAAATTCAAGAGGCTACTGCGGAAATAAATCTTCTGAGGGAGGGACATGCTTTTCTGCATGACAAGGGCTATGATCCCAAGGATTCTGCAATGATTTATGTTTCAAATGTCCATTTTCAACCAGCAGTTGAGCAACCACACATTTTGGAAGAGGAACATGCCGATTTGGACGATAAGAGCAATGATTCTTGTGGCCCTGAAATGAGTTTTACTTGTGACGATCCTCTTCAGTCTGTGGCTGACCCGCTTGAAAAAGCTGATAAAGTAAGTCTTTGGAAGGAAGGCCCTATTTACCTGGGAGATACCTACAAACTATCTGGTTATCAAATAAGATGTGACTCTGATGCTCCTGTTCAGTTAGTGGTTGGTCAATGTCCTGTGGCTGTCAAAGAGATAAACTTGGAGAAGAAGGATCATAATGACTTAGAAAATCAGCACTGTGAACCGAGCGTTTCTGGAATAAAATGTGATTCTGGTATTCATCTGCAGTTAGAAGTCGACCATCCTCAAATGGTTTGCAAAGAAATGAACCTTCAGAAGACATCGCATCTTGGGATGGAAGAAAAGACTAGTGATTCTGAAATAATGTCTGATTCTGATGTCCCTCTTCAAATAATAGTGGATGAATTTCAGGTGTCGGTCAAAGAAGCAGATCCTCAGAAGATGCTGTTGGTGGACCTGGTGACTGGTGATAGTGATTGTGAAGTGATTGCTGACTCTGATGCCTCCTGTCAGCCAGTGATTGACTCGCCTCAAGTGACTGTCGAAGGAATTGCCGGTATAAATGCAAAAAGTTTTGATCTAGAAGGTGCATGCTGTGACTGTTGTGATTCAGAACTAGGGTATGTTTGTGAAGGCTCTCCTCAATCAGAGTCAAACCAATCCAGAAAGACTTTCAAAGTGGTAAACCAGAAGAAAGACTATATCATTCTGGAAGAGTCAGCCTGTGAGCCTTATGGTTCTGAAATAAATGTTCAAAAAGATGCCTCTCGCCAGTCCAAGACTCACCAATCACCAGGGCCTGATAAGAAAAGGGCAAAAAAAAGTAAcccaagaggcaggagaggtAAATCTACTAGtcctaaaagaaaatgtaattggGAAGAGACTTCTCAGCCAAAGACTCGTCAACAGCGGAAAGCTAACAAAGAAGACAACACGCAGAAAGATCAGAAAGGCCAGAGAGGTAAGCGCGGTCGACGCAGTGTTTCTGCAAAGGGCCGTAATGCCTCCCCTGAGTCAGCAGACCTTCAAATGGCTAATGGAGATAACCGTTTGAAGCTGAAGTTAAAGTTAAAACGTACAGATGTAAAAAGTAAGGACTCTAAAGCTTGTGTTTCTGGGGTGAATATTCAGTGTGATCGCTCTTTTCAGTCTGACAATGACCGAACTCAAAAAGGTGTGAAGAAGATGTCTTTTAGCCTGAAAGAAATGAAGCGTGATTCCTATTCAAGCTCTGGTTCTAAGGGTGATTCTGGAAGGAGATCAAAAAAAGCAAAGTTGGTCTTGGAAGATAGGGCTGATGAACCAGTTCTTGAAGCCTTGCCTCATGTCCCTCCTTCATTTGTGGGGAAAACATGGTCTCAAATCATGATAGAAGATGACATAAAAATTAACACTCTTGTGAGGGAATTTAAGGAAGGTCGTTTCCACTGTTACTTTGATGATGACTCTGAACCcaggaaagtaaaaaaaatatattcaagtgAAGAAAGAAAGATTGCCTCATCAGACCTAAATGACACTGCATTCATTGAAGTTCTGTTAGAATGTGATTATAATGTTGATGACTTTTCAGTAGCCTTAGATAAACCTAGCTATGACCCTATAGAAAAGATGCCTTATGAACAAACCTGGCGAGTGACTTCTAGATGCCAGACTGTAAAAGTCAGCAGTGGAGCTCAAACCAGTCTCATGAGTTACATAGTGACAAAAAGAGTAAGTGAACATGAGACATACTCGCCATCACTGAAGCGTTTACTTTTACGCAACGACAGGagaccaaaaaagaaaatccaaattgGAAGATTTGAATTTCTTGAATCATATACTAACATTTTGAAGCCTTTGCACCCCAATGCCTTATTCTATGTTGTTTCTTCAAATGTTAAGCTGAATGAAGGCGAATCCTTCAACGTCTCTGAAATTAGCCAGCAGAATGATAAAAACAATCAGGACATTAACATCCAGTACAAATATAAACTGAGTTCCTTTGATTGTTATGACCCATTGAATAAAAAAACTGCAATTAATCCTCCTCTGAACACAGAAATACAAGAGTCTGACAGGAATGATGACTGGATTCAAATTCGCTTTAGTGACCTAACCTCCAGTGAAGGAAATGACGATGCTCATGTACAAAGCTCTGCTTCTTCACCTTTTATAACAGTGTCAGTAAGACATGAATTAACATCTGACCAGGGGGCCAATGGGTCTTCCGTATTTCTGGCAAAATCAGAGATCTTGAAATCTAGTGAAGTTCCGAAAGAGAGGAATTTCCAGTTAACTCTCTTAAATGGTGATGCTGCCAAAATCTCAAAATCAGTGAGAAACAagtacttaaaaagtaaaaagaaagttcAGAGAAGGAAGGCGACAACTAATAAGAAGCCAGGTTTACTCAAAAAGGTGTACAAACCAGTTGTTGTTCAGGAAATAACCAGAACCACATCAGAAAAACAGTCAACTTGGATTCCTACCAAACTAAATGATATCATTAGAAAGTATATCTCAAAATTCTCTGTTTTTTTGCGTCGCAAGTATCAGTCCAGGAGGGCTTTTTTTGGAATGCATCTTAAGAAGACAAAATCTTTTCTCAGTAGgttaaagaaggccaagagaccaGCCAAAAAGGCTTCAAACTCGATTCCATCAGCTGATGCCGAAAAGCAGTCCAGTGCTGTCAAGAGCTCTTCTCCCAAGCAACATGTGCAGGATTCTTCCAGCATTGCAGAAACTAAGAAGAATGGTAATAAAAAACGCCccagaagaaagcaaaaaaagCGCCCTAAACCTGTTAGAATATATGAGTTGAGAAGCTTATATTCTCAGGTGCCATATTCTCATAGAAGGATGACTCGACTATTACACAAATTGTTGCTCAGCAAGGCAAACAAGAAGTGTTTGTGCTGAAGCTAGTTGAGATTCAGAGCTTCAGTTGAAATATATTTGGTAATTAGAGAACATAGCTTTCCCAACTTTGGCGAAAAAAATCAACCAACTATTTTGCTATAGACATCACATATCagaacttttatattattttaaaattagtgtttaaggtccttttttaaaaaagattcaaaaGACCCTTTGTCCATTTGCTATAGAAGAACTTCATCTTAATTTATGTCACATAATTTAGCACAGAATATATAATTTTCTCCCCCAACTCAAGtccctcttatttattttttctgattgtatCTCATGTCAGCAGGTTATAACATTATAAGATTTAATATGCCAAACATTTAACGCtatcttatttttacttttcaatattggaacaatgacTATCTACTTATATTCAGTGTGTCTCAGAATGGCACTATCAACATTGTATTCTAACTGgataattaaaaagaagaaactgtaATTATCTCAACTTTTGAGTGAGGTTGACTTAATCACAAACGAGATATGACTTAACCTTTCTTTCAAAAGCATTCCAGATAATGAGATTCCATAATCTTTAATCCAGATTTTAAAAACTGCCTGGTAATTTTATACACATAGCACAACTCTTTCTGCTTTATTTAAAACGGATCTACAAGTCTCTAACTTTCCACATCTggacacatgcacatacacaatcTCTGTAATAAACAATCTCTGTTTTCCTTTAGCATTATGGTATCTTAAGGGGAAAACAATCTTGCCAATGTGAGTATACTTTTCTATCACCTTTATTCCCTTGCACTGGAAGGGTTGGTGGTTTAATATGAGAATCCAGGTTATCTATGGCCgtatctcttaaaaatattttagacacTACCATACTACTTTTAATAGCTTGAACTGAAATTATTGGTTTGGTAATTTGATTACCAGACCATTGATCGTTGTCATGAACCAATTACGTATTTATAATCTTGATACCTGAAAAGATCTAATAAAATCGACAAACCAATGGAGGCTTGTTTTGCAAGTGAGAAATTATGTATTTGAACATTAGGTTGGCTTTCCTTGAACTTGCTaactactttatttaaaaaaatgttctattgatttcagagagaggaagggagtggaatagaaaaaggaatatcaatgatgagagagaattttcaatctgctgcctcctgcacgtaccctaTTGGGgttggagcccgaaacccgggcatgtgtcctgaccgggaatcggaccGTGACcatctggttcatgggtcgacgctcaaacactgagccacaccggccgggcaactTGCTAACTATTTTAATGATCAAATAGAAGATGTTAATATAAGCAGATTTTCAGTCTGAGATACTCAGAATGTGTTTAGATCCTTTATTCAAGGACATTGGTTGAGCTAGTTCAGATGGGTCCATTTATCCTTAAGCCAAGGATTCTGGATTATTTATTGTTAATGTTAAAGGAAAACATGAATTTAAACTATATTGTATAAACCATACTTCATTGAAACTATATCAGTGTACCATGATTTCAGAGATATAAGTGTGTTGTTATCTTAGAATTAATGAAGTATAGTGTTGTAACAGTTGATTTCTAAGTGTAGTTTTATTTCAGGGGCCATTATTTAACCTGTGCATATGCTATGATGGTGTTAATTTCTttacttataaatttatttacttttaaatttaaaacagtaattatgttgaaaaaatggacaaatgtttatatttttagttgTAAAGCAACTTTAACTTTGcctcatataaaatattttaatttccttactTAAAATATCACTGTGGATCActggtttaaaataattttccaattttaatttAGGAAGAATACTGTCCTACTGATTAGGAAGTACAAGCAgctaatatataaagaatattctATTTGTGGGTATTGGTGTCTTTTTTTCCTATGAAGTAGACATATAATTCCCCGAAGAACTATCAGTAGGCATTCTGCATACTTTTAGTGTAAATTTAAAAGCTACAGATCATATGGAAATAATGCACTGTGAAATTATGATGTATCATATCTGTTGTGATTACATCATGCAAAGAGGACAGTTCTTATCATTCAAATGATCAAACATAAAAATTTACTAGCTTTTCCACGTTAGAAACTCTTCTAAGTTCCATTTTTTTGAGAAGAAaaggtttatatttaaaaatttatattactaaaaatgttaaagtatACAGTCCtgatatgttttaaaacattttggaaCTATTTAAGTTTCtgtaatcattattattttagacAAGCTTGAGAATGGGAAAttgtaaaaattataatttcagtTAAATTAGAAATGAGTTACTTTCAGAATTTGGTAGGTTACAAGATGTGCCCCTTTGTCAAAATATACTTTGGCTTCATTTGCAGATTAaacagttggatgttttttgtgTATTCAAGAGTGCATTAAGTTCTTTTAATAGTGAAAATTGAATTACcaccacaatgaatattttattaatcttgTACTTGTTCAGTATCTTGCATAGATTCTTATTATAATTGTCCCAAGTTAAATAGTATGTGGGCAATATTGTGTAAAGTGTGTTGGCATTTGtgcatttaaattatttgtgTAAGTAGGGCTTTGAGTGACACTTTTGGTAAAGAAAAgctatatttaaatattcaagcAGCTATATATTTCCATGTGAAATTAATGTGAAgactaaatgtattttttataatgCAATTTAAAGAGTAAAATTGTTTTCGATGTTATCAAGATAAAATTTATCAAATATTGAAAGTTGTCTCTACTTTCTCATGTTAGGAGGTTTTTCTGGGAATACTTAAGGAATTAGAGAATA from the Myotis daubentonii chromosome 7, mMyoDau2.1, whole genome shotgun sequence genome contains:
- the ZDBF2 gene encoding DBF4-type zinc finger-containing protein 2, encoding MPNRYGYCSYCLLRYTDLDEHVNSPEHRFMTAQNRERMGGGQGGPAGQGGPAGQGGPGGQGGPGGSGGAGSGAGERDAEVPSSSLMERFLQDVLLHHPYHYQESRSGPNENNAPPAGNNAPAGDDAAPAGDDAAAEVILMDDSASEEMADDAPGARGEIPTHNSEPAGELHSRPSVSQECMQGVPIRPSVIQKLEKGRQKPLEFVYKIGSGLKEFNPVGVGQATNTGKNPLGPSVISTAPARPLPESANARPVITSTARLPVAANLDSVNKCDPNKADRSLEQGDRGSRNPRPSTSLENSSRLNPKPKESNRKSVCINPDKSVIQEDVKSRGKTLSPGFQSRASMGTEGSLNVESVSKLAVNPTVDQNKTDMPSNKGTFEGAIPKHHEKSFPNMDRTQDKKQVVFNKPASLEQKCSVITKMDFACGSQSVSDQPEVAVQDLCSEGQIDQEDKTYESRASEMSFDCSSSFYSVTDQPKVTAQETNLSEEVHDDLQQNSNESCVSEISSVHDGPLQLATNRIQVIVKGTSVQKAVHVRLVDESYDSSDSEMNFDGDTSVQPTDDDAQQPAEEVDLPQEAPMDLDNNYGSGSSEISAGSVVPLQSVIEELPVAVTEAEPQEKVYTGLVDMNYGSSCSETSVGCDVSLQSVIVHPQMTVKEGNLREEPVYVNDNNKSSSAQAHLDCDTSLEAVTDEPQRAAEEINLPKENNDVMDMNCEYYSPEMNFHTDAQLVAAQPQVAVQEVNPQEAAIDLQNKSANSSVSDLSVNSHASLQQSANEQPPGALGDINMKESNVDMEVKSYGCSSSEFTFDSDPPLLSVTEHSELNVEEIRKKDINMEDESCGSNSSEMTFNSDIHLCPVVDQPQVAEEEPVDQVNKNDEFCGSEMAFDSNVPLPSETDQSEVGVKEVIIQKEDYKHLGRKNDEPSGSKISLDFYVPPLSVTNSPGVLAKRLKLQEEEPMHIEPSVSGLSLNDHSTIGHSENPSEDVNLQKDEYVQLGNKGNGPDVPENSLRSSISHSVTHHLDGAVKEINNPKEEQIKDKGNDLNVSETRLDFGFPPQSVIQRTDVVLKEMLLQKEKHAAFSGSEINLDSDVSHSSVTEPQIAVKEKNDQKDEYVFKNKSDKYSGSEINVLPHLMTEKPQLAVLREDHVDPEVESTKSRGFDINLDIGPPRPSVIEKSQLAPLKKRHVVLENTSSKSSDCKVKLGSNDPPQPLAAQFQDVIQKTNLWEVKDIDLGNKVDKPSESKLIQDSDVSPQSVPDQPEAAIKQTNLENEGHVYLEDNNSQYSGSDMSLDSDYLAQSRVDQSQITILEKEHIELEDKHHKSCGSEISFDSDDPLQSVAEQVRETVKEISLWKDEDVEETTDKSDGFAIMYDSNVRFQSVAGQTEEIIKEINRWKKPVDMEGKIVKPSDSTLNFDSNEHVHSVANEIQEATAEINLLREGHAFLHDKGYDPKDSAMIYVSNVHFQPAVEQPHILEEEHADLDDKSNDSCGPEMSFTCDDPLQSVADPLEKADKVSLWKEGPIYLGDTYKLSGYQIRCDSDAPVQLVVGQCPVAVKEINLEKKDHNDLENQHCEPSVSGIKCDSGIHLQLEVDHPQMVCKEMNLQKTSHLGMEEKTSDSEIMSDSDVPLQIIVDEFQVSVKEADPQKMLLVDLVTGDSDCEVIADSDASCQPVIDSPQVTVEGIAGINAKSFDLEGACCDCCDSELGYVCEGSPQSESNQSRKTFKVVNQKKDYIILEESACEPYGSEINVQKDASRQSKTHQSPGPDKKRAKKSNPRGRRGKSTSPKRKCNWEETSQPKTRQQRKANKEDNTQKDQKGQRGKRGRRSVSAKGRNASPESADLQMANGDNRLKLKLKLKRTDVKSKDSKACVSGVNIQCDRSFQSDNDRTQKGVKKMSFSLKEMKRDSYSSSGSKGDSGRRSKKAKLVLEDRADEPVLEALPHVPPSFVGKTWSQIMIEDDIKINTLVREFKEGRFHCYFDDDSEPRKVKKIYSSEERKIASSDLNDTAFIEVLLECDYNVDDFSVALDKPSYDPIEKMPYEQTWRVTSRCQTVKVSSGAQTSLMSYIVTKRVSEHETYSPSLKRLLLRNDRRPKKKIQIGRFEFLESYTNILKPLHPNALFYVVSSNVKLNEGESFNVSEISQQNDKNNQDINIQYKYKLSSFDCYDPLNKKTAINPPLNTEIQESDRNDDWIQIRFSDLTSSEGNDDAHVQSSASSPFITVSVRHELTSDQGANGSSVFLAKSEILKSSEVPKERNFQLTLLNGDAAKISKSVRNKYLKSKKKVQRRKATTNKKPGLLKKVYKPVVVQEITRTTSEKQSTWIPTKLNDIIRKYISKFSVFLRRKYQSRRAFFGMHLKKTKSFLSRLKKAKRPAKKASNSIPSADAEKQSSAVKSSSPKQHVQDSSSIAETKKNGNKKRPRRKQKKRPKPVRIYELRSLYSQVPYSHRRMTRLLHKLLLSKANKKCLC